The region TGTGCTCATGCGTCTCGGCAAGCGCGTTCGTCTCTTCCACGGGCTGCGTCGCAGTCGTGATCTCTGTCTCTGTCATCTCGGTCGGGGTCAAAAGTCTACCTTCTTGGGCGCGTCAAAATGCCGCTCGTCCAGCCATGCCGGACGAAGCTGCGGCTATCGCCTCACATCCAATGTACGGGGCGCATCCCCCGAGGGTCAAACCCAGCCCACAACCAGCCCAAACCGCCCGCCGGGTCCCACAAACCGGCAGGCGAACCTAAATCAGCGCCCAGGAATCGGAAATAGCTCCAGCCGAACCTTCCACTCTATCGTCTGGCCCGGCAGCAGCGTGGCAATCGGGCTGTCATCCGCGTTCCACTCATGCCCAAACGGGTCATCGTAGTTCGTCTGCGTCCCCACCGAAACAAAGTTCCCCCGCGCCGGCGCATAAACCCGCATCTCGCGGATCGTCGCCGAAACCGCCGTGATCCGCAGCCCATAACCCGCCGCCGGGTCCCGCATCTCCGCCGTCGGCCCCTGTTCGGATGCTGAAGGCTTCAAATGCACCATCGCCTCATCCACGCTGTCGTCGCCCAAGGCCCCACCACGCCCCGCAAAGCCCTGCAGCGCCGCACCCAGCGCCCCAGTCTTCCCGGTCGGGATCGCAGGCGTGCTGCTGGCGATCAGCAGCTTCTCCCCATTCGGCAGCTTCAGCTCAACCTTGCTCCGGTCGCCGCTCTGGATCAAAAACCGCGGATGCCACCCGAGCCCCATCGGCTCCGGCTGATCGCCCGCGTTCTTCGCATCCACCGTCAGCTCCAGCGTCGTCGCCTGCAGATCCGCGCGGACCGAGACGTCGGAGCTTGAGGGCCAGTGCCCGTCGAAGTCCCGCGCACGGAACGTGCCGGACAGCACCGCGCCCTTGTCGGTCTTCGTCACCTCGGCCGTATCCGTATCCTGCCCCTGTAACAGCCCGCCTTCAGCCAGACTCGCTGCCTGCTGCGGCTGGACAGGGATCGTCAACATCTTATCGTTCCACTGTGAAGAAAGCGTCAGCCCCGTAGGCGAGGTCACGCCCGCGAACAACCCGCTCCAAGGTGCCTCCAGGGCCCCATGAACGTCGTTCGAACCGGTCCGAACCGGCCATGAGCCGTCCGTCATCTGCGGAACCGTCGGAGCCACCAGCAGCGGCTGCTCGCCCTTGTTCGGCAGGAAGGCCGTAATCTGCAGCACGCCCAGCCCCAGCCCCGGCAGCAGCGTCGCGGAATGGAACTCCGGCACATACCCGCCCAGCGTCTGCGCCCGCGTCAGCACAATCGGATCGCGTCCACCCGGTCGTTCTTCGCCTCCGCCCGCCGGGTTCGTGTCCCCCTGGATCTTCGTCTCTAACTCATGAAACTTCGCATGCCGATGCGCCAGGTAGATCGCGCCCGTTCCCGCAAGCACCACAAGAATCACCAGGAGGGGAAATGCCGCGGATCGCCGCCCTTCTCTTCCAAACACTCCATGCCACACATCTTCCAGCCGCTTCTTGATGATGTTCAGGTACATCCTGCTGATTCTCTGCTCTTCCAATTTCCCCGCCTCCAAAAAATGCAACTCAACAGATGGACTTGCTACCGCGGCGCTTACCTTACGGCTGCGATCAGAAAACGCACCAGCCGGACTTTCAGATGCACCCGGAACTTACGCCAGCCGATCTCTCGTTGGAAGTTGTCTCGCCAACAGAGCGCGATTCCCATTCTGACACGCTCTTCCCCGTATCATCGAACCCAGTGGCCTCTTCCCCAACATCTCTGCCGCCTGTCCTCCAGTCCATCCGCCGTAACATCGTGGAATGCACCCGCTGCGAGCGTCTCCGCCTCTATGGAGAAGCCATCGGCGCAGCCCGCCGCCGAGCCTACATAGACCAGGTCTACTGGGCCAAACCCGTCCCCGGCTTTGGCGACCCCCGCGCCCGCATCCTCATCCTTGGTCTCGCACCGGGCGCCCACGGAGCCAACCGCACCGGCCGCCCCTTCACCGGCGACGGCTCCGGCTTCTTCATGTACCCCGTCCTCCACTCCCTCGGCCTCGCCAGCCAGCCCACCGCCCTCTCGGCGGACGATGGCCTGAAACTTCGCCACGCCTGGATCGCCTCCGTCGTCCGCTGCGCCCCACCCGGCGACAAACCCACCCCCCAGGAGGTCCGCAACTGCTCCAGCCACCTCGCCGCGGAGATCGCCGCCCTCCCGCGTATCCGCACCGTCGTCTGCCTCGGCAAGATCGCCTGGGACGGCTACCTCGCGCACCTCGTCAACACCGGCATCCTCCAGCGACGCAGCCCATACGTCTTCGGCCATGAAGCCGAGTACATCCTCCCCAACGGCCTTCACCTCCTCGGCAGCTACCACCCATCCCTCCGCAACACCAACACCGGCCGCCTGAACGCCACCATGTTCGCCCGCGTCTTCGTCCGAGCCCGCGAGCTCTCCGGCCTCTAACAACCGCCGCTGTCGTTGCCATTGCCGCTGCTGTTGCTGTTGCTGTTCGGATTAGAGTGGGGCTTTAGCCCCACGTCCAAGGCCCCCGCAAAAACGCGGGCTTTAGCCCCGGGCATCCACCACGTCCAACCAATTCCTCCCCACCGGAATCACACAGAAGGTAGGCTAGGTGGGGCTTTCAGCCATGCCACGCAACACAAATCAAGTTCGAGGTACGCGCATGAACACGAAAAATCTTATCTTCGCCTTCGGCATTGGACTCACAGTCGGCGCCAGCGTCGCTCTCCTGTACGCGCCTCAGAGCGGTGCCTCCACGCGCAAGAAACTCAAGCGCAGCGCGGAAGACGCGTCGGACTACCTGGAAGACACCGCCGAATACCTCAAGGAGCAGGCAGAACGCTTCTCCAGCGAAGCGGAAAAGCTCGTCAAACGCGCCCGCAGCACCGTCGATGACACCATCGATCAGGCCGGCGGAATCGTAGCCGGAGCCCTCAAAACCGCTCAGAAGCTCGTTTAAGATCCCGCTAAACGCGAAAACGCCCCATCGCCTCGAAAAGGCATGGGGCGTTTTTGCGTCCCAAAGAACTATTCCGGCGGCCCAACCGCCAGCACAAAGTAACTCAGCTCCCCATCCCCAACGTTCTTGATCCAGTGCTTATCCCCGGCGCACACCAGCCCCACGTCTCCGGCCTCCATCGTGTGTTCCGTTCCATTGATGAACAGGGAAGCGGTCCCTTTCTGGACGAACCAGATCTCGTTATGCAGGTGCGTTCCCACCGGCTCATGCTCCGCCCCCGCGTCCTGCATCGATTCATGCATCTCCAGCCGGATATTTCCAGCCTTCAGCAGCCCGGACCCAAACGCCCGCGATACATGCTTCGCCTGCGACCCTTTCTTCTCCGGCCCCGCCTTGAACACCCCGGAGCTCAACTCCTTCAGTTCCTTGCCGGTCGTCGCCGCCTGCCCCTCGGCCTCAACCCCACCCAGCACACCCAGCGCCAGCAAACCCGGCATCATCCCAGCGAACTCCCGACGATCCATTAGTGGTAGTACCTCCGCCCAACACCATACACGTCCGCCACCACAACCGTCAGCAACCCGATTAAAATAGAAACCGCAAACCCATACTCTTCAACAACTTACAACTATTTTCACCAACAACAGCCCAAAACTCACGTGTCAAGCCCCCAGCCGCCCAAAATTTTAGCTATCTCCCACAAAATAAGCAGCTTACGGCCAAAAAATAAATGGCGTATTCACCCCACCCAACTTGATAAAATAGAAGCAGCAGACAAATCAGGACGAAACACAGTCGTGACCAGCCAGCCAACCCCAAAAGCCTCATAAACCGAAGTCCACCCTTAAGTCCAATGTTTGGAAGACTTTACGCAGAAACAGGGGGGAGGGGGGACCTTCAAGAAGAAAAAAGCGGAACAAGAACAGAGCTATAAGCTCCATCCTTCTCCCGCTTTTATCCGTCTTTTCCTCGTTACGCCTTGCCTTATGCTGGAGGGCTAAACGGTAGTCAAAGCCAACCCGGCAGCCTTCTCTTCCGTATCGGCCAGGATCGGACGATAGAAGAGCTGGTTGTTCTCCAGGTAGACCTCCAGGAACGCCGGCCGCTCCTTGATTCCGCCCGCGATCAGAGCCTCGGACAGAGGGTCCTCGACGAACCGCTGCAGGGCCCGGCGCAGCGGCCGAGCACCGTAAGTCCGGTCGCTCGCCGTCTTCTGCAGAATGTACTTCTTGGCGTCGTCGTTCACAGAAATCGTGATCGCCTTATGC is a window of Granulicella tundricola MP5ACTX9 DNA encoding:
- a CDS encoding aldose epimerase family protein, encoding MYLNIIKKRLEDVWHGVFGREGRRSAAFPLLVILVVLAGTGAIYLAHRHAKFHELETKIQGDTNPAGGGEERPGGRDPIVLTRAQTLGGYVPEFHSATLLPGLGLGVLQITAFLPNKGEQPLLVAPTVPQMTDGSWPVRTGSNDVHGALEAPWSGLFAGVTSPTGLTLSSQWNDKMLTIPVQPQQAASLAEGGLLQGQDTDTAEVTKTDKGAVLSGTFRARDFDGHWPSSSDVSVRADLQATTLELTVDAKNAGDQPEPMGLGWHPRFLIQSGDRSKVELKLPNGEKLLIASSTPAIPTGKTGALGAALQGFAGRGGALGDDSVDEAMVHLKPSASEQGPTAEMRDPAAGYGLRITAVSATIREMRVYAPARGNFVSVGTQTNYDDPFGHEWNADDSPIATLLPGQTIEWKVRLELFPIPGR
- a CDS encoding uracil-DNA glycosylase; its protein translation is MASSPTSLPPVLQSIRRNIVECTRCERLRLYGEAIGAARRRAYIDQVYWAKPVPGFGDPRARILILGLAPGAHGANRTGRPFTGDGSGFFMYPVLHSLGLASQPTALSADDGLKLRHAWIASVVRCAPPGDKPTPQEVRNCSSHLAAEIAALPRIRTVVCLGKIAWDGYLAHLVNTGILQRRSPYVFGHEAEYILPNGLHLLGSYHPSLRNTNTGRLNATMFARVFVRARELSGL
- a CDS encoding YtxH domain-containing protein; protein product: MNTKNLIFAFGIGLTVGASVALLYAPQSGASTRKKLKRSAEDASDYLEDTAEYLKEQAERFSSEAEKLVKRARSTVDDTIDQAGGIVAGALKTAQKLV
- a CDS encoding cupin domain-containing protein, producing MDRREFAGMMPGLLALGVLGGVEAEGQAATTGKELKELSSGVFKAGPEKKGSQAKHVSRAFGSGLLKAGNIRLEMHESMQDAGAEHEPVGTHLHNEIWFVQKGTASLFINGTEHTMEAGDVGLVCAGDKHWIKNVGDGELSYFVLAVGPPE